A genomic segment from Gorilla gorilla gorilla isolate KB3781 chromosome 3, NHGRI_mGorGor1-v2.1_pri, whole genome shotgun sequence encodes:
- the DCAF4L1 gene encoding DDB1- and CUL4-associated factor 4-like protein 1: protein MEAERLRLLEEEAKRKKVARMGFNASSMLRKSQLGFLNVTSYSRLANELRVSCMERKKVQIRSLDPSSLASDRFNFILASTNSDQLFVVNQVEVEGSKYGIISLRTLKIPSFHVYVLRNLYVPNRKVKSLCWASLNQLDSHVLLCFEGITDAPSCAVLLPASRFLSVHTRVNQPGMLCSFQIPEAWSCAWSLNTRAYNCFSAGLSQQVLLTSVATGHQQSFDTSSDVLAQQFASTAPLLFNGCRSGEIFAIDLRCRNRGKGWRATRLFHDSAVTSVQILQEEQCLMASDMTGKIKLWDLRATKCVRQYEGHVNESAYLPLHVHEEEGIVVAVGQDCYTRIWSLHDAHLLRTIPSPYSASEDDIPSVAFASRLGGIRGAAPGLLMAVRQDLYCFPFS, encoded by the coding sequence atggaggctgaAAGGCTGCGACTCCTCGAGGAAGAGGCCAAGCGGAAAAAGGTAGCCAGAATGGGATTTAATGCATCTTCCATGCTCCGAAAAAGCCAGCTAGGTTTCCTCAACGTAACCAGTTACTCCCGTTTAGCCAACGAGCTGCGTGTGAGCTGCATGGAGCGGAAAAAGGTCCAAATTCGGAGCTTGGATCCCTCCTCTTTGGCGAGCGACCGATTTAACTTCATTCTGGCGAGTACCAACAGCGACCAGCTCTTCGTAGTGAACCAGGTCGAAGTCGAAGGCTCCAAGTACGGCATCATCAGCCTGCGAACTCTGAAGATCCCTTCGTTCCACGTGTACGTTCTCAGAAACCTTTACGTCCCCAACCGGAAGGTGAAGTCCCTGTGCTGGGCCTCGCTGAACCAGTTGGACTCTCACGTTCTGCTGTGCTTCGAGGGAATCACAGATGCTCCAAGCTGTGCAGTGCTGCTCCCAGCGTCGCGGTTCTTAAGTGTTCACACAAGAGTTAACCAGCCTGGCATGCTCTGCAGTTTCCAGATCCCAGAGGCCTGGTCCTGTGCGTGGTCCCTCAACACCCGGGCATATAACTGCTTTAGTGCAGGCTTGTCTCAGCAGGTCCTGTTGACCAGCGTGGCGACGGGACACCAGCAGTCATTTGATACCAGCAGTGATGTCTTGGCCCAGCAGTTTGCTAGTACGGCTCCTTTGCTGTTTAATGGCTGTCGCTCCGGGGAGATCTTTGCCATTGATCTGCGTTGTAGAAATCGAGGCAAGGGGTGGAGGGCCACTCGCCTGTTCCATGACTCAGCAGTGACCTCTGTGCAAATCCTCCAAGAAGAGCAATGCCTGATGGCATCAGACATGACTGGAAAGATCAAGCTGTGGGATCTGAGGGCCACTAAATGTGTAAGGCAGTACGAAGGTCACGTGAATGAGTCCGCCTATCTGCCCCTGCATGTGCACGAGGAAGAGGGAATCGTGGTGGCAGTGGGCCAGGACTGCTACACGAGAATCTGGAGCCTCCATGATGCTCACCTGCTCAGAACCATCCCTTCCCCGTACTCTGCCTCCGAGGACGACATTCCCAGCGTGGCCTTCGCTTCTCGGCTCGGGGGCATCCGGGGAGCAGCACCAGGGCTGCTCATGGCTGTCCGGCAGGACCTTTATTGTTTCCCCTTCAGCTAA